A stretch of the Ictidomys tridecemlineatus isolate mIctTri1 chromosome 5, mIctTri1.hap1, whole genome shotgun sequence genome encodes the following:
- the Syndig1l gene encoding synapse differentiation-inducing gene protein 1-like yields the protein MESLSELQNPLLPGSPARLRSPAHLRSPYPYAEAPPSWSYQEKLYSYLLGGAGPAHTHQLLDPGSLQLAVEAWYRPSCLLGRDKVKEPWAGSCETSFTEAKEPQAGPTEQCTEPGQAEEDVTIHTVSYGVQEELQGQEDSQEEEESEATSTESESEDNFLTLPPRDHLGLTLFSMLCCFWPLGIAAFYFSQGTTKAISKGDFRLASTTSRRALFLATLSIAVGAGLYVAVVVALAAYMSQNGHG from the exons ATGGAGAGCCTGAGTGAACTACAGAACCCGCTGCTGCCTGGGAGCCCCGCCCGCCTCCGCAGCCCCGCCCACCTCCGCAGCCCTTATCCCTACGCAGAGGCCCCGCCCAGCTGGTCCTACCAGGAGAAGCTCTACTCCTATCTCCTGGGTGGTGCTGGCCCTGCTCACACCCACCAACTCCTggacccagggtccctgcagCTGGCTGTGGAGGCCTGGTATCGGCCCAGCTGCCTCTTGGGAAGGGACAAGGTCAAGGAGCCCTGGGCAGGCAGCTGTGAGACGAGCTTCACAGAGGCCAAGGAGCCCCAGGCAGGGCCCACAGAGCAGTGCACGGAACCTGGCCAAGCTGAAGAGGATGTCACTATCCATACTGTGTCCTACGGGGTTCAAGAGGagctgcagggccaggaggacagccaggaggaggaggag AGTGAGGCAACCTCCACAGAGAGTGAAAGTGAAGACAACTTCCTCACGCTGCCTCCCAGGGACCACCTGGGTCTTACTCTCTTCTCCATGCTCTGCTGCTTTTGGCCACTGGGCATCGCTGCCTTCTATTTCTCCCAGGGG ACCACCAAGGCCATCTCCAAAGGGGACTTCCGCCTGGCCAGCACCACCTCCCGCCGGGCCCTTTTCCTGGCCACACTCTCCATCGCAGTGGGGGCTGGCCTCTATGTGGCTGTGGTGGTAGCTCTGGCAGCTTACATGTCCCAGAATGGCCATGGCTAG